A portion of the Bombus terrestris chromosome 3, iyBomTerr1.2, whole genome shotgun sequence genome contains these proteins:
- the LOC100651597 gene encoding elongator complex protein 3 isoform X1 encodes MVKKRREFEQSKEERMVITIGEIIQELLKAHDENRDVDLNKLKTRIASKYGLDSSPRLVDIIAAVPVDARSILVPKLKAKPIRTASGIAVVAVMCKPHRCPHINMTGNICVYCPGGPDSDFEYSTQSYTGYEPTSMRAIRARYNPFLQTRHRVEQLKQLGHSVDKIEFIVMGGTFMSLPEDYRDYFIRNLHDALSGHVSSNVSEAVKFSERSRTKCIGITIETRPDYCLKKHLSDMLLYGCTRLEIGVQSVYEDVARDTNRGHTVRAVCESFQLSKDAGFKVIAHMMPDLPNVDIERDVNQFIEFFENPAFRADGLKIYPTLVIRGTGLYELWKTGRYKSYPPSVLIDLIARILALIPPWTRVYRVQRDIPMPLVSSGVEHGNLRELALARMKDLGTDCRDVRTREVGIQEIHHKIQPYEVELIRRDYVANGGWETFLSYEDPTQDILVGLLRLRKCSGDTFRPELKDRCSIVRELHVYGSVVPVNARDPTKFQHQGFGMLLMEEAERIAREEHGSHKLAVISGVGTRNYYRKMGYELDGPYMSKMLIACK; translated from the exons ATggtaaagaaaagaagag aatttgaaCAGAGTAAAGAAGAACGTATGGTTATAACTATTGGAGAAATTATACAAGAATTATTGAAAGCACATGATGAAAACAGAGATGTTGatctaaataaattaaaaactcgAATTGCTTCTAAATATGGCTTGGATAGCTCACCGAGATTAGTTGATATTATAGCAGCTGTACCTGTTGATGCAAGAAGTATATTAGTACCAAAATTAAAAGCAAAACCTATTAGGACTGCCAGTGGA ATAGCTGTTGTGGCTGTAATGTGTAAACCTCACAGGTGTCCTCATATCAACATGACAGGGAATATTTGTGTGTATTGTCCTGGTGGACCTGACTCTGATTTTGAGTATTCCACACAGTCTTATACTGGTTATGAGCCTACATCAATGAGAGCTATTCGAGCCAGGTATAATCCATTTCTACAAACCAGACATCGCGTGGAGCAG CTGAAGCAATTGGGACACAGTGtagataaaattgaatttattgttATGGGTGGTACTTTCATGTCTCTGCCAGAAGATTACAGAGATTACTTTATTCGAAACTTACATGATGCTTTATCTGGTCATGTAAGCAGCAATGTTAGCGAGGCAGTTAAATTTTCTGAACGAAGTCGTACAAAGTGTATTGGTATTACTATAGAAACGCGTCCTGATTATTGCCTTAAAAAACATCTCTCCGATATGTTACTTTATGG GTGTACTCGGTTAGAGATTGGAGTTCAATCTGTATATGAGGACGTAGCACGAGATACTAACAGAGGACACACAGTTCGTGCAGTGTGCGAGAGTTTTCAACTATCGAAGGATGCTGGTTTCAAAGTAATAGCACATATGATGCCAGATTTACCAAATGTCGATATTGAAAGGGATGTTAACCAATTCATT GAATTCTTTGAAAACCCTGCTTTCAGAGCAGATGGTCTGAAAATTTATCCAACATTAGTTATACGTGGTACAGGCTTATATGAGTTGTGGAAGACAGGAAGATACAAAAGCTATCCGCCGAGCGTTTTAATAGATCTTATAGCTCGAATTTTGGCTCTGATACCACCTTGGACTCGTGTATATCGTGTACAGAGAGATATACCTATGCCTTTGGTCAG TTCGGGCGTGGAACACGGAAATTTACGCGAATTGGCATTGGCAAGAATGAAAGATTTGGGAACTGATTGCCGCGATGTTAGAACTCGAGAAGTTGGTATTCAAGAAATCCATCACAAAATACAGCCTTATGAAGTAGAACTTATACGTCGTGATTATGTTGCCAACGGCGGGTGGGAAACATTCTTGTCTTATGAAGATCCCACACAGGATATTTTGGTTGGTTTATTAAGGCTAAGAAAATGCTCGGGCGATACGTTTAG GCCAGAACTTAAAGACAGGTGCTCAATAGTAAGAGAACTTCATGTGTATGGTAGCGTCGTTCCAGTAAATGCTCGTGATCCTACAAAATTTCAACATCAAGGATTTGGAATGTTATTAATGGAAGAAGCTGAGCGGATAGCGAGGGAGGAACATGGATCTCATAAACTTGCTGTCATATCAG GTGTTGGGACAAGAAATTATTATCGAAAAATGGGATATGAACTCGATGGTCCATACATGTCAAAGATGCTTATAGCTTGCAAATAA
- the LOC100651597 gene encoding elongator complex protein 3 isoform X2, with product MCKPHRCPHINMTGNICVYCPGGPDSDFEYSTQSYTGYEPTSMRAIRARYNPFLQTRHRVEQLKQLGHSVDKIEFIVMGGTFMSLPEDYRDYFIRNLHDALSGHVSSNVSEAVKFSERSRTKCIGITIETRPDYCLKKHLSDMLLYGCTRLEIGVQSVYEDVARDTNRGHTVRAVCESFQLSKDAGFKVIAHMMPDLPNVDIERDVNQFIEFFENPAFRADGLKIYPTLVIRGTGLYELWKTGRYKSYPPSVLIDLIARILALIPPWTRVYRVQRDIPMPLVSSGVEHGNLRELALARMKDLGTDCRDVRTREVGIQEIHHKIQPYEVELIRRDYVANGGWETFLSYEDPTQDILVGLLRLRKCSGDTFRPELKDRCSIVRELHVYGSVVPVNARDPTKFQHQGFGMLLMEEAERIAREEHGSHKLAVISGVGTRNYYRKMGYELDGPYMSKMLIACK from the exons ATGTGTAAACCTCACAGGTGTCCTCATATCAACATGACAGGGAATATTTGTGTGTATTGTCCTGGTGGACCTGACTCTGATTTTGAGTATTCCACACAGTCTTATACTGGTTATGAGCCTACATCAATGAGAGCTATTCGAGCCAGGTATAATCCATTTCTACAAACCAGACATCGCGTGGAGCAG CTGAAGCAATTGGGACACAGTGtagataaaattgaatttattgttATGGGTGGTACTTTCATGTCTCTGCCAGAAGATTACAGAGATTACTTTATTCGAAACTTACATGATGCTTTATCTGGTCATGTAAGCAGCAATGTTAGCGAGGCAGTTAAATTTTCTGAACGAAGTCGTACAAAGTGTATTGGTATTACTATAGAAACGCGTCCTGATTATTGCCTTAAAAAACATCTCTCCGATATGTTACTTTATGG GTGTACTCGGTTAGAGATTGGAGTTCAATCTGTATATGAGGACGTAGCACGAGATACTAACAGAGGACACACAGTTCGTGCAGTGTGCGAGAGTTTTCAACTATCGAAGGATGCTGGTTTCAAAGTAATAGCACATATGATGCCAGATTTACCAAATGTCGATATTGAAAGGGATGTTAACCAATTCATT GAATTCTTTGAAAACCCTGCTTTCAGAGCAGATGGTCTGAAAATTTATCCAACATTAGTTATACGTGGTACAGGCTTATATGAGTTGTGGAAGACAGGAAGATACAAAAGCTATCCGCCGAGCGTTTTAATAGATCTTATAGCTCGAATTTTGGCTCTGATACCACCTTGGACTCGTGTATATCGTGTACAGAGAGATATACCTATGCCTTTGGTCAG TTCGGGCGTGGAACACGGAAATTTACGCGAATTGGCATTGGCAAGAATGAAAGATTTGGGAACTGATTGCCGCGATGTTAGAACTCGAGAAGTTGGTATTCAAGAAATCCATCACAAAATACAGCCTTATGAAGTAGAACTTATACGTCGTGATTATGTTGCCAACGGCGGGTGGGAAACATTCTTGTCTTATGAAGATCCCACACAGGATATTTTGGTTGGTTTATTAAGGCTAAGAAAATGCTCGGGCGATACGTTTAG GCCAGAACTTAAAGACAGGTGCTCAATAGTAAGAGAACTTCATGTGTATGGTAGCGTCGTTCCAGTAAATGCTCGTGATCCTACAAAATTTCAACATCAAGGATTTGGAATGTTATTAATGGAAGAAGCTGAGCGGATAGCGAGGGAGGAACATGGATCTCATAAACTTGCTGTCATATCAG GTGTTGGGACAAGAAATTATTATCGAAAAATGGGATATGAACTCGATGGTCCATACATGTCAAAGATGCTTATAGCTTGCAAATAA